In a single window of the Tellurirhabdus bombi genome:
- the mraY gene encoding phospho-N-acetylmuramoyl-pentapeptide-transferase, translated as MLYYLFTYLDQQFNFPGAGVFKYQSFRAAAAITLSLLIAAMFGRKIIDFIRRKQIGEEIRDLGLEGQMQKRGTPTMGGFIILASLLIPVLLFAQLTNVYIVLLLVSAVWTGLIGFLDDYIKVFKKDKEGLKGKFKVVGQVGLGLIVGLTLYFNEYVRIRVYDKPIAHATLGQVQVFHDIKSTLTTIPFFKNNEFNYNSLLFGILPDEYTWIIYTIVCIFIITAVSNGANITDGIDGLAAGTSVIIGLTLGVFAYLSGNKLFSQYLNIMYIPNSGEMVIFCAAFVGALVGFLWYNSYPAQVFMGDTGSLMLGSVIAVLALAVRKELLIPIMCGIFLVELVSVILQVSYFRYQKQKNGLEYAQANRLFLMSPLHHHFQKKGYHEAKIVTRFWIIGILLAVICLVTLKLR; from the coding sequence ATGCTTTATTACCTCTTCACGTACCTCGACCAGCAGTTCAATTTTCCGGGCGCCGGGGTTTTTAAATACCAGTCGTTTCGGGCGGCGGCAGCCATTACGCTTTCCCTGCTCATTGCGGCCATGTTTGGTCGGAAAATCATTGATTTTATTCGCAGAAAACAGATTGGTGAGGAAATTCGCGACCTGGGTCTGGAAGGTCAGATGCAAAAAAGAGGAACCCCAACGATGGGGGGATTTATTATTCTGGCTTCCTTACTGATTCCGGTATTGCTGTTCGCTCAACTGACCAACGTATATATTGTACTGCTGCTTGTGTCGGCAGTTTGGACGGGACTGATTGGGTTTTTAGACGATTATATTAAAGTTTTCAAAAAAGATAAAGAAGGGTTAAAAGGAAAATTTAAAGTAGTCGGTCAGGTCGGGCTGGGTCTGATTGTTGGCCTCACTCTGTATTTTAATGAATACGTCCGAATCCGGGTGTATGACAAACCGATTGCGCACGCCACGCTCGGGCAAGTCCAGGTATTTCACGACATTAAATCGACACTTACGACCATTCCCTTTTTTAAGAACAACGAGTTCAATTACAATTCGTTACTATTCGGCATTTTGCCCGATGAGTACACGTGGATCATTTATACGATTGTCTGTATTTTTATCATTACCGCTGTTTCTAATGGAGCAAACATTACGGATGGCATCGACGGTCTGGCCGCCGGCACCTCTGTAATCATTGGTTTGACTTTAGGGGTGTTTGCCTATTTGTCGGGTAACAAGCTTTTTTCGCAGTACCTCAATATCATGTACATTCCTAATTCTGGAGAAATGGTGATTTTCTGCGCGGCCTTCGTGGGGGCGCTGGTCGGATTTCTCTGGTATAATTCCTACCCGGCGCAGGTTTTTATGGGCGATACGGGAAGTTTGATGTTAGGGAGTGTTATAGCCGTTTTGGCGCTGGCCGTTCGCAAGGAGCTGCTAATTCCGATCATGTGCGGCATTTTCCTTGTCGAACTGGTTTCGGTCATTCTACAGGTTAGTTACTTTCGTTACCAGAAGCAAAAAAACGGGCTGGAGTATGCGCAGGCTAACCGGCTTTTTTTGATGTCGCCGCTGCACCACCATTTCCAGAAAAAGGGCTACCACGAAGCGAAAATTGTTACTCGTTTCTGGATTATAGGCATCCTGCTGGCAGTTATCTGTCTGGTCACCCTAAAGCTGCGCTAA
- a CDS encoding FtsL-like putative cell division protein: MAQNTYKNGEQPPKGKKKKEGWLYTYLNQTIGLEKLFGEDNDWPLVNFNRIIWVSFLVIIYIGFNHNAEGLARQMQKKKAVVDELRAHYTTLQADFMKSGKQSEISKRVIQTGLGESKDPPYVIVVKPEEPK, from the coding sequence ATGGCACAAAACACCTACAAAAATGGCGAACAGCCACCGAAAGGGAAGAAGAAAAAAGAAGGCTGGCTGTATACGTATTTGAACCAAACCATTGGTCTGGAAAAGCTATTCGGCGAAGATAACGACTGGCCACTCGTCAACTTTAACCGCATTATCTGGGTATCCTTTCTGGTGATTATTTACATTGGATTTAACCACAATGCAGAGGGGCTTGCTCGGCAGATGCAGAAGAAAAAAGCGGTGGTCGATGAACTTCGGGCCCACTACACGACCTTACAGGCCGATTTCATGAAAAGCGGTAAGCAGTCGGAAATCAGCAAGCGCGTTATTCAAACCGGTCTTGGAGAAAGCAAAGATCCGCCTTATGTTATCGTTGTTAAACCGGAAGAACCAAAATGA
- the rplM gene encoding 50S ribosomal protein L13, protein MDTLSYKTISANKATAQKGWVVVDAENLVLGRLASQVAKIIRGKHKPDFTPHVDCGDNVIVINADKIKLTGKKMTDKVYVRHTGYPGGQRFTTPRELLAKHPIRIVEHAVKGMLPKNRLGRRLYTNLFVYTGGQHPHSAQQPKEVKLEL, encoded by the coding sequence GTGGATACGTTAAGCTACAAAACCATCTCGGCCAACAAAGCGACGGCTCAGAAGGGCTGGGTGGTTGTTGACGCGGAAAACTTGGTTTTAGGTCGTCTGGCCAGTCAGGTGGCTAAAATCATTCGCGGCAAACATAAGCCAGACTTCACACCGCACGTCGATTGCGGTGACAACGTGATCGTTATCAACGCCGACAAAATTAAACTGACGGGTAAAAAGATGACGGACAAAGTGTACGTTCGCCATACGGGTTATCCCGGTGGTCAGCGTTTCACGACTCCTCGTGAACTACTTGCCAAACATCCAATTCGGATTGTTGAACACGCAGTAAAAGGTATGTTACCTAAAAATCGTCTGGGTCGTCGCCTTTACACGAACCTATTCGTATACACAGGTGGCCAGCACCCGCACAGCGCCCAGCAACCGAAAGAAGTTAAATTGGAACTCTAA
- a CDS encoding UDP-N-acetylmuramoyl-L-alanyl-D-glutamate--2,6-diaminopimelate ligase has translation MQLTDLLYKVPLQSTSGPMSGEITNLTMDSRKAGSGSLFAAIRGTQTDGHQFITKAIEQGTSAILCEALPETLAEGIAYIVVKDSAYALGLIAANFYQHPSKKIKLVGVTGTNGKTSTVTLLFRLFRKLGYRVGLLSTVQNQIDDEVIPATHTTPDVITLNELLQKMLNRGCTHVFMEVSSHALVQHRIAGVQFRGGIFTNITHDHLDFHQTFDNYIRAKKSFFDHLPASAFALVNLDDKRGLVMLQNTVARKESFSLQTLGTFKGKIISEGLFGLHMEMDGREVWFKLTGRFNAYNLLGVYGAAVLLGENPEDVLTELSSVSSPPGRFETVISDSQIVGIVDYAHTPDALQNVLETINGLRQGDGKIITVVGCGGNRDAAKRPIMAEIACKFSDRVILTSDNPRDEDPMAILEQMQAGIPPIDYKKTQTIADRYEAIFKAVSLAQPNDVVLIAGKGHETYQEIKGVKHDFDDRTVLREAFKQ, from the coding sequence ATGCAGTTAACAGATCTTCTCTATAAAGTACCGCTTCAATCAACCTCCGGGCCGATGAGCGGGGAGATTACAAACCTAACCATGGACTCCCGAAAAGCCGGTTCCGGGAGTCTGTTTGCCGCCATCCGGGGTACGCAAACGGATGGTCATCAGTTTATTACCAAAGCCATCGAACAAGGTACCTCCGCCATTCTGTGCGAAGCGTTACCCGAAACTCTGGCAGAAGGCATAGCTTACATTGTGGTTAAGGATAGCGCCTATGCCCTGGGGCTGATCGCCGCTAATTTTTACCAACACCCGTCCAAAAAAATAAAGCTCGTTGGCGTTACGGGAACGAATGGCAAAACGTCGACGGTGACGCTGCTGTTTCGTTTATTCCGTAAACTAGGCTACCGGGTGGGGCTGCTTTCTACCGTTCAAAATCAGATCGATGACGAAGTTATTCCGGCCACGCACACTACGCCCGACGTAATTACCCTCAACGAGCTGCTCCAGAAAATGCTCAATCGGGGCTGTACGCACGTTTTCATGGAAGTAAGCTCGCACGCGCTCGTTCAGCACCGCATTGCGGGCGTGCAGTTTCGGGGCGGAATTTTTACTAACATTACCCACGACCACCTCGATTTTCACCAGACGTTCGACAATTACATTCGCGCCAAAAAAAGCTTTTTCGACCACCTCCCCGCTTCGGCTTTTGCCTTGGTGAACCTGGACGATAAACGAGGGCTGGTTATGCTGCAAAATACCGTCGCCCGAAAAGAGAGCTTTTCGCTCCAAACCTTGGGAACCTTCAAAGGGAAAATTATTTCGGAAGGGCTGTTTGGTCTGCACATGGAAATGGACGGACGCGAAGTCTGGTTTAAACTGACGGGCCGTTTCAATGCCTACAACCTGCTGGGCGTTTACGGAGCGGCTGTCTTGCTGGGCGAAAACCCCGAAGATGTTCTCACTGAACTGTCGAGTGTTTCAAGTCCGCCGGGACGCTTTGAAACGGTTATTTCAGACAGTCAGATTGTAGGCATCGTCGATTATGCCCACACGCCTGACGCTTTGCAAAACGTGCTTGAAACGATTAATGGCTTGCGGCAGGGCGACGGAAAAATCATTACGGTAGTGGGTTGCGGCGGTAATCGGGATGCCGCTAAGCGCCCGATTATGGCCGAAATTGCCTGTAAATTCAGCGACCGGGTTATTTTAACTTCCGACAATCCCCGCGACGAAGATCCGATGGCTATTTTGGAACAAATGCAGGCTGGTATCCCACCCATTGATTACAAGAAAACCCAGACCATTGCTGATCGTTACGAAGCCATTTTTAAAGCCGTTAGCCTGGCCCAGCCAAACGATGTGGTTTTAATTGCAGGAAAAGGTCATGAAACCTACCAGGAAATTAAAGGTGTGAAGCACGATTTTGACGATCGGACGGTGCTGCGCGAAGCATTCAAACAATAA
- a CDS encoding penicillin-binding protein, with translation MSKADRPVNIKRDILNRAMIASIGLFLFAAAIIGRLVYVQFYQTYKGKPWKARIADYHIRKDTIPASRGNIYSSNGSVMATSLPYYYIGIDPRVAKDEYFESKVDSLGLLLSRKFGEKSRQEYVDLIKSARANKRKYVMLTRRKVTFQERLAILQWPFFNRQKGSGGGKFDAIYQRYNPFGRMALRTVGYLNPESGRGLVGLEASFQKELAGKNGIGMVEVLSGGVKMPIEDGTDNRPEPGLDIHTTIDVNFQDMAESALKNTLESYNAEKGCVIVMEVQTGAIKAMANLSRSKNGYIENFNHGLAGRTDPGSTFKLASMLALLEEKAVRPDQVFNTGGGSVRFRGLPITDAKRGGYGALTAQQIFEKSSNVGVHLMMQSYFQRRPDLYCRYLAKFRLTEPTGFEMKGEAQPVIRNPSSKQWSKVSLAFMALGYEVQLTPLQMLTFYNAVANDGKWVRPMIVQQIRRNNEIVEDFQPYVEAEPIASARSIKQVQSMLKGVVEEGTAKKSKSPNYKFSGKTGTAQKLINGRYQKGKYYTSFIGYFPADKPKYSCVVIVDSPQGANMDLLYGGSVAAPVFREVADRIFAYDVQMHSPIANTTKSKRNTGGAKAGFADDLRTIGSELNIDTQLAADGWVKATGQGARVQWVSQSTKNQVPDLVGMNLRDALHLLENRGFLVRFKGVGKVVDQSVPAGSALPSPRKITLVLQQTARPDTLKIAPLVSRGKEAQTTAMR, from the coding sequence ATGAGTAAAGCAGATCGCCCCGTTAATATCAAGCGCGACATCCTAAACCGGGCCATGATTGCGTCAATCGGCCTTTTCCTGTTTGCAGCAGCCATTATTGGACGGCTGGTTTACGTTCAGTTTTACCAAACTTACAAAGGGAAGCCCTGGAAAGCCCGAATTGCGGATTACCATATCCGTAAAGATACCATCCCAGCCAGCCGGGGTAACATTTATTCCAGCAACGGCAGCGTAATGGCTACGTCCCTCCCCTATTATTACATCGGGATTGATCCACGGGTGGCCAAAGACGAGTATTTTGAAAGCAAGGTCGATTCGTTGGGCTTGCTCTTGTCGCGGAAATTTGGGGAAAAATCGCGGCAGGAATACGTAGATTTAATCAAATCGGCCCGGGCCAATAAACGCAAATACGTGATGTTGACCCGGCGAAAAGTTACGTTTCAGGAACGTCTGGCAATCTTACAATGGCCTTTTTTCAACCGCCAGAAAGGCTCCGGTGGTGGAAAATTTGACGCTATCTATCAACGCTATAATCCGTTTGGGCGAATGGCGCTTCGGACGGTGGGCTACCTCAACCCGGAAAGTGGGCGGGGTTTGGTTGGGCTGGAGGCAAGTTTCCAGAAGGAGCTGGCAGGTAAAAACGGCATCGGCATGGTTGAAGTTTTATCGGGTGGCGTCAAAATGCCCATCGAAGACGGCACCGACAACCGACCAGAGCCAGGCCTGGATATTCACACAACGATTGATGTAAATTTTCAGGACATGGCCGAATCAGCGCTAAAGAACACGCTGGAATCGTACAATGCGGAAAAAGGCTGTGTTATCGTTATGGAAGTACAGACGGGCGCGATCAAGGCGATGGCCAATCTTAGCCGCTCCAAAAACGGTTACATCGAAAATTTCAACCACGGGCTGGCTGGCCGCACCGACCCCGGCTCAACCTTTAAACTGGCCTCCATGCTGGCTTTACTGGAAGAAAAGGCGGTTCGCCCCGATCAGGTTTTTAACACGGGTGGCGGTTCGGTTCGGTTTCGGGGCTTGCCCATTACGGATGCTAAACGCGGTGGCTACGGGGCTTTGACGGCTCAGCAGATTTTTGAGAAATCATCCAACGTTGGGGTACACCTGATGATGCAGAGTTATTTCCAAAGACGACCCGATTTATATTGTCGCTATCTGGCCAAGTTTCGCCTAACCGAGCCAACGGGCTTTGAAATGAAGGGGGAAGCCCAACCTGTTATTCGTAACCCATCTTCCAAACAATGGAGTAAAGTCTCTCTGGCTTTTATGGCCCTCGGTTATGAGGTGCAACTAACGCCGCTACAGATGTTGACATTTTATAACGCTGTGGCGAACGATGGCAAGTGGGTTCGTCCGATGATTGTTCAGCAAATTCGCCGGAACAACGAAATTGTTGAAGATTTTCAGCCCTATGTCGAAGCCGAACCCATTGCGTCAGCCCGCTCCATCAAGCAGGTACAAAGCATGCTCAAAGGAGTCGTGGAAGAAGGCACGGCGAAAAAGTCGAAAAGCCCGAACTACAAATTTTCCGGTAAGACCGGAACAGCCCAGAAGCTAATTAACGGACGCTACCAGAAAGGCAAATACTATACTTCCTTTATTGGGTATTTCCCGGCGGATAAGCCCAAATACAGCTGTGTCGTTATTGTTGATAGCCCGCAGGGAGCCAACATGGATTTGCTGTATGGAGGTAGCGTTGCCGCCCCGGTCTTCCGAGAAGTAGCCGACCGCATCTTTGCCTATGACGTTCAGATGCATAGCCCGATCGCGAATACAACCAAATCAAAACGAAACACGGGAGGAGCCAAAGCTGGTTTCGCGGACGATTTACGCACCATCGGTAGCGAATTAAATATTGATACTCAACTTGCTGCGGATGGCTGGGTAAAAGCAACCGGTCAAGGAGCGCGGGTACAATGGGTGAGTCAATCGACAAAAAATCAGGTGCCGGATCTAGTCGGAATGAACCTGCGCGATGCCTTGCATTTGCTTGAGAACCGGGGATTTCTCGTCCGTTTCAAAGGCGTGGGCAAAGTGGTTGATCAGTCGGTACCGGCGGGGAGTGCATTGCCAAGCCCCCGCAAAATTACGCTGGTGCTTCAGCAAACCGCCCGACCAGACACGTTGAAAATTGCCCCTCTCGTATCACGCGGCAAAGAAGCTCAAACAACGGCAATGCGTTAG
- the rsmH gene encoding 16S rRNA (cytosine(1402)-N(4))-methyltransferase RsmH, translating into MINTTYHKPVLLQACIDGLALKPNGIYVDVTFGGGGHSREILRQLDGGRLFVFDQDPDAKANAQAIDDPRLTFVAANFRHLKRYLRLYKIDQVDGILADLGISSHQIDTPERGFSTRYDAELDMRMNQAGALTARAVVNEYPEDKLHKILGMYGEVTNARTLAGAIVSARLNRSLESVNDLKSVLQRYAPRGKENKYFAQVFQALRIEVNEELAVLEEFLTQVPETLSPGGRLVVMAYHSLEDRLVKNFIKSGNFQGEIEKDFYGNEIKPLRSITRKPIEASAEEVSQNPRARSAKLRIAEKI; encoded by the coding sequence ATGATTAATACAACTTATCACAAACCCGTTTTGCTCCAGGCTTGCATTGACGGTCTAGCTCTGAAACCCAATGGGATATATGTTGACGTAACTTTCGGCGGAGGGGGGCACTCGCGCGAAATTCTGCGGCAATTGGACGGCGGTCGACTCTTTGTATTCGACCAGGACCCGGATGCCAAAGCGAATGCCCAGGCCATCGACGATCCACGCCTGACCTTTGTGGCGGCCAACTTCCGGCATCTGAAGCGGTATCTACGTTTGTATAAAATCGATCAGGTCGACGGAATACTGGCTGATCTGGGTATTTCGTCGCATCAAATCGATACGCCTGAACGTGGATTTTCAACGCGGTATGATGCCGAGCTGGACATGCGCATGAACCAGGCTGGCGCACTGACGGCCCGTGCGGTCGTCAATGAGTACCCCGAAGATAAATTGCACAAAATACTGGGTATGTATGGGGAAGTCACCAACGCCCGGACGCTGGCGGGTGCTATTGTCTCGGCCCGTCTGAACCGTTCGCTCGAATCTGTCAATGATTTAAAAAGTGTATTGCAGCGATATGCACCTCGAGGCAAAGAAAACAAGTATTTTGCTCAGGTTTTTCAGGCGCTCCGCATTGAAGTAAACGAAGAACTGGCGGTTCTGGAAGAGTTTTTAACGCAGGTTCCCGAAACGCTTAGTCCGGGTGGCCGACTGGTTGTGATGGCGTACCATTCGCTGGAGGATCGTCTGGTGAAAAACTTCATCAAATCAGGCAATTTTCAGGGCGAAATCGAGAAGGATTTTTACGGAAACGAAATCAAACCTTTGCGCTCCATCACCCGGAAACCGATTGAAGCTTCGGCTGAAGAAGTTAGTCAGAATCCACGTGCCCGAAGTGCCAAGTTGCGCATCGCCGAAAAAATCTAG